In Sulfurisphaera javensis, a single genomic region encodes these proteins:
- a CDS encoding universal stress protein — MFKKILVAYDGSDHAARALDIGIDLAKRYEAKLDIVEVVDTAALLGMGVAPIPGEVIQQVYNKAKSDIDNAKSKAQTQGVKEVEGVVLEGDPATAILEYAGKNGIDLIVTGSRGLSTFKRLILGSVSTKLVQEAKVPVLVVK; from the coding sequence ATGTTTAAAAAAATCCTCGTAGCATATGATGGTTCTGATCACGCTGCAAGAGCGTTAGATATCGGAATAGACTTAGCAAAAAGATATGAGGCAAAGCTTGACATAGTAGAGGTTGTTGATACTGCAGCATTATTAGGTATGGGAGTTGCCCCTATACCCGGAGAAGTAATACAGCAAGTTTACAATAAGGCAAAGAGTGATATTGATAATGCAAAGTCAAAGGCTCAGACTCAGGGAGTGAAAGAAGTGGAAGGAGTTGTTCTTGAAGGAGATCCCGCTACAGCAATTCTTGAATATGCTGGTAAAAATGGTATAGATTTGATTGTCACTGGAAGCAGAGGTCTCTCAACATTTAAGAGATTAATCTTAGGAAGTGTATCAACTAAGTTAGTTCAAGAAGCAAAAGTCCCTGTTTTAGTAGTTAAGTAA
- a CDS encoding biotin--[acetyl-CoA-carboxylase] ligase: protein MLVFKFPSVTSTQDLAEAIYSMINEKEFIILAEEQTKARGRYRREWYSPKGGLWFTYVIKNYEAERIPFLTLKSALAVRKVLSEFLDVQIRWPNDIVYKDRKISGILIEGMTEGNNTTVFIGIGVDTNVKDLPAEIKATSLFIELKREVNNDVLLEKIIEEIKNYEKKSEKEVIDETNRYLSIKDKKVKLIGKDYEKECVAMFIDYYGRLVTDCGIFEIEDVLRVIEE from the coding sequence ATGTTAGTCTTTAAGTTTCCTAGTGTAACATCAACTCAAGACCTAGCTGAAGCTATATACTCTATGATCAATGAAAAGGAATTTATTATATTAGCTGAGGAACAAACTAAGGCTAGAGGAAGATATAGAAGAGAATGGTACTCACCTAAAGGAGGATTATGGTTCACCTATGTTATAAAAAATTATGAAGCAGAAAGAATACCATTTTTAACTCTTAAGAGTGCATTAGCTGTAAGAAAAGTCCTCTCAGAATTTTTAGATGTACAAATAAGATGGCCAAATGATATAGTTTATAAAGATAGAAAGATATCCGGGATTCTTATCGAAGGAATGACCGAAGGAAACAATACAACAGTTTTTATTGGAATAGGCGTAGACACGAACGTAAAGGATTTACCGGCAGAGATTAAAGCAACTTCCCTCTTTATAGAATTAAAAAGGGAAGTAAACAATGATGTTCTGTTAGAAAAAATAATAGAAGAAATTAAAAACTATGAGAAGAAAAGCGAAAAAGAAGTTATTGATGAGACAAACAGATATCTTTCGATTAAGGATAAAAAAGTAAAACTAATTGGGAAAGATTATGAGAAAGAATGCGTAGCTATGTTTATAGATTATTATGGAAGACTAGTAACAGACTGCGGAATATTTGAAATTGAAGATGTATTAAGAGTAATTGAAGAATAA
- a CDS encoding NADH-quinone oxidoreductase subunit B, whose protein sequence is MGNELLLTGNLQEVSKKAIEWLINRRPIKNLIDWGISFSLWPPHLTTSCCGTEFGAFAAARFDSERFGVLPFSSARQTNLLVIEGTLTRKMARAAKIVYDQMPEPKWVIAMGACSLEGGIFWNSYNTVLPSEIGIPVDIYAPGCPTRPEALARAIITLQKRIRGNGQMVKAKSA, encoded by the coding sequence ATGGGTAATGAGCTACTCTTGACTGGAAACTTACAAGAGGTCTCTAAAAAAGCTATTGAATGGTTAATTAATAGAAGACCAATAAAGAACCTAATAGATTGGGGCATTTCGTTCTCTTTGTGGCCTCCTCATTTGACGACAAGTTGTTGTGGAACAGAGTTTGGAGCTTTTGCAGCAGCTAGATTCGATTCAGAGAGGTTTGGAGTTCTGCCTTTCTCTTCAGCTAGACAAACTAACTTATTAGTGATTGAAGGTACTCTGACAAGGAAAATGGCTAGAGCAGCAAAAATAGTTTATGACCAAATGCCAGAACCAAAGTGGGTTATAGCAATGGGTGCTTGTTCTTTAGAGGGAGGGATCTTCTGGAATTCTTACAACACAGTGCTTCCTTCAGAAATAGGTATTCCAGTAGATATTTATGCACCTGGATGCCCAACAAGACCAGAAGCATTAGCTAGGGCAATAATAACATTACAAAAAAGAATAAGAGGAAATGGTCAAATGGTAAAGGCTAAGTCTGCATAA
- a CDS encoding L-threonylcarbamoyladenylate synthase, with protein MTQIIKIDPLNPEIDKIRIAAEVIRKGGTVAFPTETVYGLGANAYDGNACLKIFQAKNRPVDNPLIVHIADFEQLYDIARDIPDKVLEIAQTVWPGPLTFVLKKTDKVPKEVTAGLDTVAVRMPAHPIALQLIRESGVPIAAPSANLATRPSPTKAEDVIADINGRVDIIIDGGHTFFGVESTIVNVTVDPPVLLRPGPFTFEELKKLFGDIIVPEYAQGKGEAEIALAPGMKYKHYAPNTKMLLVENRSIFKNVVNLVAKKYKVAVLITKEMSKEYDSLPHLILGSDENLYEVARNLFDSFRELDKLNVDLGLMIGFPERGIGFAIMNRARKASGFSIVKDINDVYKYVSL; from the coding sequence ATGACTCAGATAATAAAGATAGATCCTTTGAATCCAGAAATAGACAAAATTAGAATAGCTGCAGAAGTAATAAGGAAAGGAGGAACTGTTGCATTTCCAACTGAAACTGTGTATGGTTTAGGAGCTAATGCTTATGACGGAAATGCATGCTTAAAGATTTTTCAAGCAAAAAATAGACCAGTTGATAATCCACTAATAGTACATATAGCAGATTTTGAACAACTTTATGATATAGCCAGAGATATCCCAGATAAAGTCTTAGAAATAGCTCAAACAGTTTGGCCCGGGCCATTAACATTTGTTCTTAAAAAGACTGATAAAGTTCCTAAAGAAGTAACAGCCGGTCTCGACACAGTTGCAGTTAGAATGCCTGCACATCCTATAGCTTTACAATTGATAAGAGAAAGCGGTGTTCCAATAGCTGCACCCAGTGCAAATCTTGCTACAAGACCAAGTCCAACAAAAGCAGAAGATGTTATAGCCGATATTAACGGTAGAGTAGATATTATTATTGATGGTGGGCATACATTTTTTGGAGTTGAATCAACAATAGTTAATGTTACTGTAGATCCGCCAGTCTTACTAAGACCAGGGCCTTTTACATTTGAAGAACTAAAAAAATTATTTGGAGATATAATAGTCCCAGAATATGCACAAGGCAAAGGAGAAGCCGAAATAGCCTTAGCCCCTGGAATGAAGTATAAGCATTATGCGCCTAATACTAAGATGTTATTAGTTGAAAATAGAAGTATATTTAAAAATGTTGTTAATTTAGTTGCTAAAAAGTATAAGGTTGCGGTATTGATAACTAAAGAGATGAGTAAGGAATATGACTCATTGCCTCATTTAATATTAGGAAGTGATGAGAACTTATATGAGGTTGCTAGGAATTTATTTGACTCCTTTAGAGAGTTAGATAAGTTAAATGTAGACCTAGGTCTTATGATTGGATTCCCAGAAAGAGGAATAGGATTTGCTATAATGAACAGGGCAAGAAAAGCGTCAGGCTTTTCAATTGTTAAAGATATTAATGACGTGTATAAGTATGTTAGTCTTTAA